A single Bufo bufo chromosome 6, aBufBuf1.1, whole genome shotgun sequence DNA region contains:
- the GPATCH8 gene encoding G patch domain-containing protein 8 isoform X1: MSPYTRFYFFYLFFLTSLEMVKLPVYYIYIYIYFLSHDSVFTKLDHWWIFSNRGEGGPILLLEYFRVFFFLPLLLSPIHQDNIGHRLLQKHGWKLGQGLGKTLQGRTDPIPIVLKYDVMGMGRMEMELDYAEDATERRRVLEVEKEDTEELRQKYKDFVDKEKAIAKALEELRANFYCELCDKQYQKHQEFDNHINSYDHAHKQRLKELKQREYARNVSSRSRKDERKQEKALRRLLELAEQRKQSESAPGSGPMFKATTVVVDEEAVEDDDLPVSTFSTVQDSPKPVQEEKLSQAVVCVPTQPTSPAINFSFKNTSGPSSLQKVGFSFSFAKKTSLKLESSAAVFKDNIEEVGLTEEEKEEDKASADLISPIKSIEEENSKDNESKVEEEEDQEDNGASLASTLSKLKKMKREERGTHAGEPEYYHYMPPAHCKVKPNFQFLLFMRSTEQMQVENVPQKNEKKPTAITKNKAVKQTENRSEKNIVGDGKPSVPQPVSNSPPVLPKVDKKEDPADKETSNTANEEPPKSSPALVKEPQERPKHPTGPFFPVLSKDESTTLQWPSELLIFSQAEPSISYSCNPLYFDFKLYRNKDGKAKAVEKTKDNPGLNKEGATDADSSKDLNVTVKKESVPVVHTCAIQPKIATALSSDVKPESLEEGNRSEATRKSHKPKKKKKHKKSGKRKRKHKEGDEGTEQKIKKRKKHKHKKSKSSSKTVLKAEEAEQSTSPALGGCSKDTAPGKLLTKEDSGGNSNNKQDLHTSSKEPENKKAKMESKQSLPPPSQSTSASNHRNTPTKAKNPRSSAEYDSEDDASRKKSPSRYSDEYETASDRSRSRSRSGKRRRSYSSSSGESSDRSQYSRDRSYSDSDYSDYSSGSRGRSKRRAPGSDSDSVTSKRHSTRHKYSSSDYSRSRSRSRSRSRRRSRDRGRSSSSSRSRSKRRSRSLTGRSWKRSRSYSRDRSTSVRSHSGKGSHGRDSVDSRRSGRRDFNRSKVYRSHSPHYYRSGSRRESSRGSETRGASSTNLPRSSTEKDTGRCSLTAKQLLEKIQSRRLEKAASTTNDRNSKSGSKVKDPPQGYFGPKLPPVLGNKTAQLPLIGKLPAGSKGTVPYKGENESVETLVTVDGAQEKEKTSSKVDNVPESEPPASVAEPVAQDESVCFQPPAEGFGEGLSPNSLGNGSLPLPPVHGPLMPPPPDSEFFHSSTYPPVTAEPSSIRPDGEEEEEEEEEEEDSLAPLESQPITFTPEEMEKYSKLQQAAQQHIQQQLLAKQVKNFPAGALPHALQPSTPALQPIHIQQAPPPVSAASITTVQHAILQHAAAAAAMGMQHHPQSLAQVHHIPQPHLAPISLSHLTHSLIPAHHAAFLAGHPIHIIPASALHHAGPLTLHHLPHAALYPTLFAPRSASAAAATALHLHPLLHPIFSGQDLQHPPNHGT, translated from the exons GCAGAACAGACCCTATCCCAATCGTGCTTAAATATGATGTTATGGGAATGGGACGTATGGAAATGGAG TTGGACTATGCAGAAGATGCCACAGAACGAAGACGTGTCCTGGAGGTAGAGAAAGAAGACACTGAGGAACTGAGACAAAAATATAAA GATTTTGTGGATAAGGAGAAAGCCATTGCAAAAGCCCTGGAAGAGCTGCGGGCTAACTTCTACTGTGAGTTGTGCGACAAGCAGTATCAGAAGCACCAGGAGTTTGACAACCACATAAACTCTTATGACCACGCACACAAACAG AGATTGAAGGAGCTTAAACAGAGAGAGTACGCCCGAAATGTTTCTTCTCGATCACGGAAAGATGAGCGCAAGCAGGAGAAGGCTTTGCGAAGACTTCTTGAATTggcagagcagagaaagcagtcTGAAAG TGCTCCTGGCAGTGGTCCCATGTTCAAGGCAACTACAGTTGTTGTGGATGAGGAAGCCGTGGAAGATGATGATTTGCCAGTCAGTACATTTTCAACGGTGCAAGACAGTCCTAAGCCTGTTCAGGAGGAGAAGTTGTCTCAAGCTGTCGTCTGTGTTCCTACACAACCCACTTCCCCAGCTATAAATTTTAGTTTTAAAAACACCTCTGGCCCGTCCTCTCTTCAGAAAGTAGGTTTCTCCTTCTCTTTTGCCAAGAAAACGTCTTTAAAGTTAGAGTCCTCAGCGGCTGTCTTCAAGGATAATATTGAAGAGGTAGGATTAACAGAGGAGGAAAAGGAAGAGGACAAGGCATCTGCTGATCTCATATCCCCTATAAAGTCAATAGAAGAGGAGAACAGCAAAGACAATGAAAGTAaagtggaagaagaggaagaTCAAGAAGATAATGGCGCCTCCCTCGCAAGCACTTTATCAAAACTGAAGAAGATGAAACGTGAAGAAagggggacacatgctggtgaacCAGAGTACTATCATTACATGCCACCAGCACACTGTAAGGTAAAACCAAATTTCCAGTTTTTACTTTTCATGAGatccactgaacaaatgcaggtgGAGAATGTCCCTCAGAAGAATGAGAAGAAACCAACTGCCATTACCAAGAACAAGGCTGTCAAACAGACTGAAAACAGAAGTGAAAAGAATATTGTTGGTGATGGCAAGCCTTCTGTGCCTCAACCAGTTAGCAATTCCCCTCCAGTTTTACCCAAAGTTGACAAGAAAGAGGATCCAGCAGACAAAGAAACATCTAACACTGCAAATGAAGAACCTCCCAAAAGTTCTCCTGCACTGGTGAAAGAACCGCAGGAAAGGCCCAAGCACCCAACTGGTCCTTTTTTTCCAGTGCTGAGCAAAGATGAGAGCACAACACTGCAGTGGCCCTCTGAGCTTTTGATATTCTCTCAGGCAGAACCTTCCATCTCCTATAGTTGTAACCCATTATATTTTGACTTCAAGCTTTATCGAAACAAAGATGGAAAGGCCAAAGCTGTAGAAAAAACTAAAGATAACCCAGGTTTGAACAAAGAAGGTGCAACAGATGCTGATTCAAGCAAAGACCTGAATGTAACAGTTAAGAAGGAATCTGTCCCAGTGGTACATACTTGTGCAATACAACCTAAAATCGCCACTGCACTTTCTAGTGATGTAAAACCTGAAAGCCTTGAGGAAGGGAACAGAAGTGAAGCTACGCGGAAATCCCACAAgccgaaaaaaaagaaaaagcacaaGAAGAGTGGCAAGCGAAAACGGAAACACAAAGAAGGAGACGAGGGTactgaacaaaaaataaagaaaaggaaGAAGCATAAGCACAAGAAGTCAAAAAGTTCTTCCAAAACAGTGTTGAAGGCAGAAGAAGCAGAGCAAAGTACATCTCCTGCATTGGGAGGTTGCTCAAAAGACACTGCACCAGGAAAGTTGCTGACTAAAGAAGACAGTGGAGGGAATTCAAATAATAAACAGGACCTTCATACATCTTCCAAAGAGCCAGAGAACAAAAAGGCTAAAATGGAGTCCAAGCAATCGCTTCCTCCTCCCTCACAATCAACTTCCGCCTCAAATCACCGAAATACACCCACCAAGGCTAAAAACCCACGTAGTAGTGCAGAGTATGATAGTGAGGATGATGCCAGtagaaaaaaatccccatcaaggtACAGCGACGAGTATGAAACTGCAAGTGACCGATCCAGAAGTCGATCAAGATCTGGAAAGCGGCGGCGGTCTTACTCTTCCAGTTCTGGAGAGTCTTCAGATAGAAGCCAATATAGTCGTGACCGAAGTTATTCTGATAGTGACTACAGTGACTATAGCAGTGGATCTAGGGGGCGATCCAAGCGGCGGGCACCAGGCTCAGATTCGGACTCTGTGACATCTAAGAGGCATTCCACTAGACATAAATACTCCTCCTCTGATTACAGCCGTAGTCGTTCTAGGAGCAGAAGTCGCTCAAGAAGGAGGAGTCGGGATAGAGGTAGGTCTAGTAGCAGTAGTCGGAGTCGGAGCAAAAGAAGGAGCCGCAGTTTAACTGGTCGTAGCTGGAAGCGCAGCCGTAGTTACAGTAGGGATCGTAGTACAAGTGTTCGTAGTCATTCTGGAAAAGGATCTCATGGGAGAGATAGTGTTGATAGTCGTAGAAGTGGTAGACGGGACTTTAACCGCTCTAAGGTTTATCGATCACATTCCCCACATTATTATCGTTCTGGCAGCCGAAGAGAGAGCAGTCGAGGGTCTGAAACGAGAGGCGCAAGCAGCACTAACCTGCCCCGCAGTAGCACTGAGAAAGATACAGGCAGATGTTCCTTAACAGCAAAACAACTCCTAGAAAAGATCCAGTCTCGACGTTTAGAAAAGGCAGCAAGCACAACAAATGATCGCAACTCCAAGTCAGGATCAAAAGTAAAAGACCCACCTCAGGGATACTTTGGGCCAAAATTGCCACCTGTTCTTGGTAATAAAACTGCTCAACTCCCATTAATAGGCAAACTGCCAGCAGGGTCCAAAGGCACAGTGCCTTACAAAGGTGAGAATGAGTCGGTAGAAACATTGGTCACTGTAGATGGAGCACAGGAGAAAGAAAAGACCTCTTCCAAGGTAGATAATGTCCCAGAGTCTGAACCTCCTGCATCTGTTGCAGAACCAGTGGCCCAAGACGAATCTGTTTGCTTCCAGCCACCTGCTGAAGGGTTTGGAGAGGGACTCTCACCCAACTCTTTGGGTAATGGAAGTCTTCCATTGCCACCAGTCCATGGCCCATTGATGCCTCCACCACCTGATTCAGAATTTTTTCATTCTTCGACTTACCCTCCTGTAACAGCTGAACCGAGTTCTATTCGGCCAGATGgggaagaagaggaagaagaggaggaggaagaggaagattcATTAGCACCTCTGGAAAGCCAGCCCATCACTTTTACCCCTGAAGAAATGGAAAAATACAGCAAGCTACAGCAGGCTGCTCAGCAACATATACAACAACAGCTGTTGGCCAAGCAAGTTAAGAATTTCCCAGCCGGAGCTCTCCCACATGCACTGCAGCCTTCAACACCAGCCCTCCAGCCTATACATATTCAACAGGCACCACCCCCAGTTTCTGCTGCCTCCATCACCACTGTACAACATGCTATCCTCCAGCATGCTGCAGCTGCAGCAGCTATGGGTATGCAACATCACCCGCAATCTCTGGCACAGGTCCACCACATCCCTCAGCCACATTTGGCACCCATTTCCCTTTCTCACCTTACACACTCTCTTATCCCAGCCCACCATGCTGCATTCTTAGCTGGCCATCCCATACACATAATTCCTGCCTCTGCCCTTCACCATGCTGGGCCTCTGACCCTTCATCATCTCCCTCATGCTGCCCTATACCCAACTCTGTTTGCTCCACGTTCTGCCTCAGCTGCAGCAGCCACAGCGTTACACCTCCATCCTCTTCTTCATCCTATCTTCTCAGGCCAagacctgcaacatcctccaaacCATGGGACTTGA
- the GPATCH8 gene encoding G patch domain-containing protein 8 isoform X2, whose protein sequence is MAADRFSRFNEDRDFQGNHFDQYEDGHLEIEQASLDKPIESDNIGHRLLQKHGWKLGQGLGKTLQGRTDPIPIVLKYDVMGMGRMEMELDYAEDATERRRVLEVEKEDTEELRQKYKDFVDKEKAIAKALEELRANFYCELCDKQYQKHQEFDNHINSYDHAHKQRLKELKQREYARNVSSRSRKDERKQEKALRRLLELAEQRKQSESAPGSGPMFKATTVVVDEEAVEDDDLPVSTFSTVQDSPKPVQEEKLSQAVVCVPTQPTSPAINFSFKNTSGPSSLQKVGFSFSFAKKTSLKLESSAAVFKDNIEEVGLTEEEKEEDKASADLISPIKSIEEENSKDNESKVEEEEDQEDNGASLASTLSKLKKMKREERGTHAGEPEYYHYMPPAHCKVKPNFQFLLFMRSTEQMQVENVPQKNEKKPTAITKNKAVKQTENRSEKNIVGDGKPSVPQPVSNSPPVLPKVDKKEDPADKETSNTANEEPPKSSPALVKEPQERPKHPTGPFFPVLSKDESTTLQWPSELLIFSQAEPSISYSCNPLYFDFKLYRNKDGKAKAVEKTKDNPGLNKEGATDADSSKDLNVTVKKESVPVVHTCAIQPKIATALSSDVKPESLEEGNRSEATRKSHKPKKKKKHKKSGKRKRKHKEGDEGTEQKIKKRKKHKHKKSKSSSKTVLKAEEAEQSTSPALGGCSKDTAPGKLLTKEDSGGNSNNKQDLHTSSKEPENKKAKMESKQSLPPPSQSTSASNHRNTPTKAKNPRSSAEYDSEDDASRKKSPSRYSDEYETASDRSRSRSRSGKRRRSYSSSSGESSDRSQYSRDRSYSDSDYSDYSSGSRGRSKRRAPGSDSDSVTSKRHSTRHKYSSSDYSRSRSRSRSRSRRRSRDRGRSSSSSRSRSKRRSRSLTGRSWKRSRSYSRDRSTSVRSHSGKGSHGRDSVDSRRSGRRDFNRSKVYRSHSPHYYRSGSRRESSRGSETRGASSTNLPRSSTEKDTGRCSLTAKQLLEKIQSRRLEKAASTTNDRNSKSGSKVKDPPQGYFGPKLPPVLGNKTAQLPLIGKLPAGSKGTVPYKGENESVETLVTVDGAQEKEKTSSKVDNVPESEPPASVAEPVAQDESVCFQPPAEGFGEGLSPNSLGNGSLPLPPVHGPLMPPPPDSEFFHSSTYPPVTAEPSSIRPDGEEEEEEEEEEEDSLAPLESQPITFTPEEMEKYSKLQQAAQQHIQQQLLAKQVKNFPAGALPHALQPSTPALQPIHIQQAPPPVSAASITTVQHAILQHAAAAAAMGMQHHPQSLAQVHHIPQPHLAPISLSHLTHSLIPAHHAAFLAGHPIHIIPASALHHAGPLTLHHLPHAALYPTLFAPRSASAAAATALHLHPLLHPIFSGQDLQHPPNHGT, encoded by the exons GCAGAACAGACCCTATCCCAATCGTGCTTAAATATGATGTTATGGGAATGGGACGTATGGAAATGGAG TTGGACTATGCAGAAGATGCCACAGAACGAAGACGTGTCCTGGAGGTAGAGAAAGAAGACACTGAGGAACTGAGACAAAAATATAAA GATTTTGTGGATAAGGAGAAAGCCATTGCAAAAGCCCTGGAAGAGCTGCGGGCTAACTTCTACTGTGAGTTGTGCGACAAGCAGTATCAGAAGCACCAGGAGTTTGACAACCACATAAACTCTTATGACCACGCACACAAACAG AGATTGAAGGAGCTTAAACAGAGAGAGTACGCCCGAAATGTTTCTTCTCGATCACGGAAAGATGAGCGCAAGCAGGAGAAGGCTTTGCGAAGACTTCTTGAATTggcagagcagagaaagcagtcTGAAAG TGCTCCTGGCAGTGGTCCCATGTTCAAGGCAACTACAGTTGTTGTGGATGAGGAAGCCGTGGAAGATGATGATTTGCCAGTCAGTACATTTTCAACGGTGCAAGACAGTCCTAAGCCTGTTCAGGAGGAGAAGTTGTCTCAAGCTGTCGTCTGTGTTCCTACACAACCCACTTCCCCAGCTATAAATTTTAGTTTTAAAAACACCTCTGGCCCGTCCTCTCTTCAGAAAGTAGGTTTCTCCTTCTCTTTTGCCAAGAAAACGTCTTTAAAGTTAGAGTCCTCAGCGGCTGTCTTCAAGGATAATATTGAAGAGGTAGGATTAACAGAGGAGGAAAAGGAAGAGGACAAGGCATCTGCTGATCTCATATCCCCTATAAAGTCAATAGAAGAGGAGAACAGCAAAGACAATGAAAGTAaagtggaagaagaggaagaTCAAGAAGATAATGGCGCCTCCCTCGCAAGCACTTTATCAAAACTGAAGAAGATGAAACGTGAAGAAagggggacacatgctggtgaacCAGAGTACTATCATTACATGCCACCAGCACACTGTAAGGTAAAACCAAATTTCCAGTTTTTACTTTTCATGAGatccactgaacaaatgcaggtgGAGAATGTCCCTCAGAAGAATGAGAAGAAACCAACTGCCATTACCAAGAACAAGGCTGTCAAACAGACTGAAAACAGAAGTGAAAAGAATATTGTTGGTGATGGCAAGCCTTCTGTGCCTCAACCAGTTAGCAATTCCCCTCCAGTTTTACCCAAAGTTGACAAGAAAGAGGATCCAGCAGACAAAGAAACATCTAACACTGCAAATGAAGAACCTCCCAAAAGTTCTCCTGCACTGGTGAAAGAACCGCAGGAAAGGCCCAAGCACCCAACTGGTCCTTTTTTTCCAGTGCTGAGCAAAGATGAGAGCACAACACTGCAGTGGCCCTCTGAGCTTTTGATATTCTCTCAGGCAGAACCTTCCATCTCCTATAGTTGTAACCCATTATATTTTGACTTCAAGCTTTATCGAAACAAAGATGGAAAGGCCAAAGCTGTAGAAAAAACTAAAGATAACCCAGGTTTGAACAAAGAAGGTGCAACAGATGCTGATTCAAGCAAAGACCTGAATGTAACAGTTAAGAAGGAATCTGTCCCAGTGGTACATACTTGTGCAATACAACCTAAAATCGCCACTGCACTTTCTAGTGATGTAAAACCTGAAAGCCTTGAGGAAGGGAACAGAAGTGAAGCTACGCGGAAATCCCACAAgccgaaaaaaaagaaaaagcacaaGAAGAGTGGCAAGCGAAAACGGAAACACAAAGAAGGAGACGAGGGTactgaacaaaaaataaagaaaaggaaGAAGCATAAGCACAAGAAGTCAAAAAGTTCTTCCAAAACAGTGTTGAAGGCAGAAGAAGCAGAGCAAAGTACATCTCCTGCATTGGGAGGTTGCTCAAAAGACACTGCACCAGGAAAGTTGCTGACTAAAGAAGACAGTGGAGGGAATTCAAATAATAAACAGGACCTTCATACATCTTCCAAAGAGCCAGAGAACAAAAAGGCTAAAATGGAGTCCAAGCAATCGCTTCCTCCTCCCTCACAATCAACTTCCGCCTCAAATCACCGAAATACACCCACCAAGGCTAAAAACCCACGTAGTAGTGCAGAGTATGATAGTGAGGATGATGCCAGtagaaaaaaatccccatcaaggtACAGCGACGAGTATGAAACTGCAAGTGACCGATCCAGAAGTCGATCAAGATCTGGAAAGCGGCGGCGGTCTTACTCTTCCAGTTCTGGAGAGTCTTCAGATAGAAGCCAATATAGTCGTGACCGAAGTTATTCTGATAGTGACTACAGTGACTATAGCAGTGGATCTAGGGGGCGATCCAAGCGGCGGGCACCAGGCTCAGATTCGGACTCTGTGACATCTAAGAGGCATTCCACTAGACATAAATACTCCTCCTCTGATTACAGCCGTAGTCGTTCTAGGAGCAGAAGTCGCTCAAGAAGGAGGAGTCGGGATAGAGGTAGGTCTAGTAGCAGTAGTCGGAGTCGGAGCAAAAGAAGGAGCCGCAGTTTAACTGGTCGTAGCTGGAAGCGCAGCCGTAGTTACAGTAGGGATCGTAGTACAAGTGTTCGTAGTCATTCTGGAAAAGGATCTCATGGGAGAGATAGTGTTGATAGTCGTAGAAGTGGTAGACGGGACTTTAACCGCTCTAAGGTTTATCGATCACATTCCCCACATTATTATCGTTCTGGCAGCCGAAGAGAGAGCAGTCGAGGGTCTGAAACGAGAGGCGCAAGCAGCACTAACCTGCCCCGCAGTAGCACTGAGAAAGATACAGGCAGATGTTCCTTAACAGCAAAACAACTCCTAGAAAAGATCCAGTCTCGACGTTTAGAAAAGGCAGCAAGCACAACAAATGATCGCAACTCCAAGTCAGGATCAAAAGTAAAAGACCCACCTCAGGGATACTTTGGGCCAAAATTGCCACCTGTTCTTGGTAATAAAACTGCTCAACTCCCATTAATAGGCAAACTGCCAGCAGGGTCCAAAGGCACAGTGCCTTACAAAGGTGAGAATGAGTCGGTAGAAACATTGGTCACTGTAGATGGAGCACAGGAGAAAGAAAAGACCTCTTCCAAGGTAGATAATGTCCCAGAGTCTGAACCTCCTGCATCTGTTGCAGAACCAGTGGCCCAAGACGAATCTGTTTGCTTCCAGCCACCTGCTGAAGGGTTTGGAGAGGGACTCTCACCCAACTCTTTGGGTAATGGAAGTCTTCCATTGCCACCAGTCCATGGCCCATTGATGCCTCCACCACCTGATTCAGAATTTTTTCATTCTTCGACTTACCCTCCTGTAACAGCTGAACCGAGTTCTATTCGGCCAGATGgggaagaagaggaagaagaggaggaggaagaggaagattcATTAGCACCTCTGGAAAGCCAGCCCATCACTTTTACCCCTGAAGAAATGGAAAAATACAGCAAGCTACAGCAGGCTGCTCAGCAACATATACAACAACAGCTGTTGGCCAAGCAAGTTAAGAATTTCCCAGCCGGAGCTCTCCCACATGCACTGCAGCCTTCAACACCAGCCCTCCAGCCTATACATATTCAACAGGCACCACCCCCAGTTTCTGCTGCCTCCATCACCACTGTACAACATGCTATCCTCCAGCATGCTGCAGCTGCAGCAGCTATGGGTATGCAACATCACCCGCAATCTCTGGCACAGGTCCACCACATCCCTCAGCCACATTTGGCACCCATTTCCCTTTCTCACCTTACACACTCTCTTATCCCAGCCCACCATGCTGCATTCTTAGCTGGCCATCCCATACACATAATTCCTGCCTCTGCCCTTCACCATGCTGGGCCTCTGACCCTTCATCATCTCCCTCATGCTGCCCTATACCCAACTCTGTTTGCTCCACGTTCTGCCTCAGCTGCAGCAGCCACAGCGTTACACCTCCATCCTCTTCTTCATCCTATCTTCTCAGGCCAagacctgcaacatcctccaaacCATGGGACTTGA